In the genome of Paenibacillus sp. FSL R5-0766, one region contains:
- a CDS encoding sugar ABC transporter permease produces the protein MKAITEERRFHTRKQKNSQKWKVFKNQKYLYMMSFPFVIWVFVFQYLPLWGWTMAFQNYRPGKGFFDQKWVGFDHFQALFQDEHFYLVLRNTLAMSLMGLVAGFVFPVLFAVVLNEVRVQFMKRFVQTVSYLPHFVSWVVAAGIVIKMLSTDGGAINDLLLGLNLIDQPIQFMAKGQLFWGIVTGADVWKETGWNAIIYLAAISGIGPELYEAARVDGASRLRQIWHITLPGIRPTIIVLFIMSIGHLVGIGFEKQFLLGNHMVSDYSEVLDLYALNYGLSMGRYSFGTAISIFNSVISVILLFVVNGLFKKFANESIM, from the coding sequence ATGAAAGCGATAACAGAAGAGAGAAGGTTCCACACACGCAAACAAAAAAATTCGCAAAAGTGGAAAGTCTTTAAGAATCAAAAATATCTGTACATGATGTCATTTCCGTTTGTGATTTGGGTGTTTGTATTTCAGTATTTGCCTCTGTGGGGATGGACGATGGCATTTCAAAACTACAGACCAGGCAAAGGTTTTTTCGATCAAAAATGGGTTGGATTCGATCATTTCCAAGCACTGTTTCAGGATGAGCATTTCTATTTGGTGCTAAGAAATACACTGGCAATGAGCCTTATGGGGCTTGTGGCTGGGTTCGTGTTTCCTGTATTGTTCGCAGTGGTTCTAAACGAGGTACGAGTTCAGTTTATGAAGCGTTTCGTACAGACTGTTTCTTACCTGCCTCACTTCGTGTCTTGGGTCGTGGCCGCCGGGATCGTCATCAAAATGCTGTCAACCGACGGAGGCGCGATAAACGACTTGCTCTTGGGGCTGAATTTGATTGACCAACCGATACAATTTATGGCCAAGGGTCAACTGTTCTGGGGAATAGTGACCGGAGCCGATGTTTGGAAGGAGACAGGTTGGAACGCCATTATCTATTTGGCTGCCATTTCGGGGATTGGTCCTGAACTGTATGAGGCAGCAAGGGTAGACGGCGCCAGTCGTTTGAGACAAATATGGCATATTACACTCCCTGGCATCAGGCCAACAATCATCGTACTGTTTATTATGTCGATTGGCCACCTCGTAGGAATCGGATTTGAAAAGCAATTCTTGCTTGGTAATCACATGGTTAGCGATTATTCCGAAGTGTTGGATCTGTATGCGTTGAACTACGGTTTATCCATGGGGAGATATTCTTTCGGTACCGCTATTAGTATCTTTAACTCGGTCATCAGCGTGATTTTGCTGTTCGTCGTGAATGGACTCTTTAAAAAATTCGCTAACGAAAGCATTATGTAA
- a CDS encoding ABC transporter substrate-binding protein, with translation MRKRTRKTAVTLLSAGLLLSQLAACSGSGGGESASQDGSNPITLTYFSEDGSPNWNNMNDRIGKVITEKTGVVLDAEFAVGDPVQKVSIMAATGEVPDLIAAKADLGKLVDVSAVLDLTDLIEEHAPNIKKMLGDKIVRAKYSLEDQAIYAIPTWSAIDERKFKADGGFQLQHRVVKEAGYPEIRTVKDYEKVLTDYIAKHPTDDNGNKNIGLTINADDWHMYQVTNMGFFTTGAPDDGEYYVDQETFDVTYHFRRPEEREYFRWLNHMNDIGLLDKESFVQKTDQFKSKVSSGRVLGLIDPAWDYGDAQQALKAAGKFDQTYGHYPVTLSEEYKDTNFWSAGFDGGYGIAISSECKDPVAAIKFLDYLASEEGQILMNWGIEGQDYVVENGKRTVPNDVQEKMDNEGSAYMKESGLGLYWNLSVHYGDGIKDSTGNYYTKTNSDLLTATYSAHEKDALAAYKVEHWRDLFPKEEEFPERKAGAVYNIALPSDSQATILMAKMKDITWKRIPEAVMAKPENFDKVWDEYMAELEKAGVEEMEEAFGQYVKDRVKLWSGQ, from the coding sequence ATGAGAAAGCGAACCCGAAAAACAGCAGTAACACTACTTTCAGCTGGTCTGTTGCTCAGTCAGCTCGCAGCCTGCAGTGGAAGTGGTGGTGGGGAATCAGCAAGTCAAGATGGCTCAAATCCTATCACACTTACTTATTTTTCAGAGGATGGAAGTCCTAACTGGAACAATATGAATGACCGTATAGGAAAAGTCATCACAGAGAAAACAGGTGTCGTTTTGGATGCTGAATTCGCAGTGGGGGACCCTGTGCAAAAGGTATCCATCATGGCTGCCACTGGTGAAGTTCCCGATCTCATAGCTGCTAAGGCTGATCTTGGCAAGCTAGTGGATGTAAGTGCAGTTCTCGATCTGACGGACTTGATTGAAGAACATGCGCCTAATATTAAAAAGATGCTTGGCGATAAGATTGTTCGTGCCAAATATAGTTTGGAGGATCAAGCCATCTATGCCATTCCGACTTGGTCTGCTATCGATGAACGTAAATTCAAAGCCGACGGTGGCTTCCAACTTCAACATCGTGTTGTAAAAGAAGCTGGTTATCCTGAAATTCGTACGGTAAAGGACTACGAGAAGGTCCTTACAGACTATATAGCTAAACACCCAACAGATGATAACGGTAACAAAAATATCGGACTAACCATTAATGCCGATGATTGGCATATGTATCAGGTGACGAACATGGGATTTTTTACGACAGGTGCACCGGATGATGGAGAGTACTATGTGGACCAAGAAACTTTTGATGTAACTTATCATTTCCGCCGTCCAGAGGAAAGAGAATATTTCCGCTGGCTGAACCATATGAACGACATAGGTTTATTGGATAAGGAAAGTTTTGTCCAAAAGACGGATCAATTCAAATCCAAGGTTTCATCTGGGCGTGTGCTTGGCCTGATCGACCCTGCATGGGACTATGGTGATGCTCAACAGGCATTGAAGGCTGCAGGGAAATTTGACCAGACTTACGGTCATTATCCAGTAACGTTGTCTGAAGAGTATAAGGATACTAATTTCTGGTCCGCTGGGTTTGACGGAGGATATGGGATCGCGATTTCCAGCGAGTGCAAAGATCCTGTGGCTGCAATCAAATTTTTGGATTACCTGGCTTCGGAAGAAGGACAAATTCTGATGAACTGGGGGATCGAAGGACAAGATTACGTTGTAGAGAATGGAAAAAGAACTGTACCGAATGATGTTCAAGAAAAGATGGACAACGAAGGTAGTGCTTACATGAAGGAATCGGGTCTCGGCCTGTATTGGAACCTATCGGTTCATTATGGTGACGGAATTAAGGACTCTACAGGCAATTATTATACGAAAACGAACAGTGACCTTTTAACGGCGACCTACAGTGCACACGAAAAAGATGCTTTGGCCGCTTACAAAGTCGAGCATTGGAGAGATCTTTTCCCAAAAGAAGAAGAGTTTCCTGAAAGAAAAGCCGGGGCGGTTTACAATATTGCTTTGCCAAGCGATAGCCAGGCGACAATATTAATGGCCAAAATGAAGGATATCACATGGAAACGAATTCCCGAAGCAGTAATGGCCAAACCGGAAAATTTTGATAAAGTCTGGGATGAGTACATGGCGGAATTGGAAAAGGCTGGAGTGGAAGAGATGGAAGAGGCTTTTGGTCAATATGTGAAAGACCGTGTTAAACTGTGGAGCGGTCAATAA
- a CDS encoding response regulator transcription factor produces MIIVDDEPKLRLGLQTLIPWRELGFEVIGTAAGGNEALRIFEETIPDVLLVDIRMPGMDGLELLQQIRHRGWISHVIILSGYADFEYARQALQFGVEAYLLKPVNKEELSASLHKIHEQLSNVQKKNMLQKTNTPEWILYSLLTGNHASEDSILSKWSDSFEISWTTYQIVLIGFSGSDPEESEQIQNFKNVVSRTYASERQGFVLYFPPYIVLLLSNSPVSELGWTELHKNLQLLSGELRFEMDVAVGQPVRSLEEVVHSFRTAKSLLERSFFYDRGRLLTEETPESYRQETVHSPVLSISNKEEEAFRLHYLVDVGHASAISSFLNEIALQQVANQADEKEIRDRFFYLANETVRKIHSRVWSLSDYPGDPAQFLAEVYQSRHIQDLVDRISVVMERLARCADYNSKDNEMKRLLDYIDRHYGDNLRLETLAILFNYSSSYLGQLFKSYTGEYFNAYLDRIRIQKAKELLAQDMKVYEVAERVGYSNVNYFYTKFKKLEGESPSFYQKKE; encoded by the coding sequence GTGATCATTGTTGATGATGAACCGAAACTACGTTTGGGGTTACAAACGTTAATACCTTGGAGGGAATTGGGATTTGAAGTGATTGGAACGGCAGCCGGTGGAAATGAGGCTCTCCGAATCTTCGAAGAAACGATTCCCGACGTATTGTTGGTTGATATACGTATGCCAGGCATGGACGGATTGGAACTCCTTCAGCAGATCCGTCACCGTGGCTGGATCAGTCATGTCATTATACTCAGTGGTTACGCCGATTTTGAGTACGCGCGGCAAGCTCTTCAATTCGGTGTTGAAGCATATCTGCTCAAACCTGTAAACAAGGAAGAACTTTCAGCATCACTTCACAAGATTCATGAACAGCTCTCAAACGTGCAGAAAAAAAATATGTTACAAAAAACGAATACACCGGAATGGATACTTTATTCTCTACTAACCGGTAATCATGCTTCAGAGGATTCCATTTTGAGTAAGTGGTCAGACTCATTTGAAATCAGCTGGACTACGTATCAGATCGTTCTAATCGGGTTCTCAGGTTCAGATCCAGAAGAAAGCGAACAAATTCAGAATTTCAAAAATGTAGTCAGCAGAACCTACGCTTCGGAACGTCAAGGGTTCGTTTTATATTTTCCACCATACATTGTTTTATTGCTAAGTAACTCTCCTGTTAGCGAATTGGGATGGACCGAGCTTCACAAGAATCTCCAACTCTTATCAGGTGAGCTTCGATTTGAAATGGACGTAGCAGTAGGGCAGCCCGTGCGGTCTCTTGAGGAAGTTGTTCATTCGTTTAGAACAGCAAAATCCCTTTTGGAGCGTAGTTTTTTCTATGACAGAGGAAGGCTTCTCACTGAGGAAACACCAGAAAGCTATCGACAGGAAACTGTCCATTCTCCAGTATTATCTATCTCAAATAAGGAGGAAGAAGCTTTCAGGTTGCATTATCTGGTCGATGTTGGGCATGCAAGTGCAATCTCGTCATTTTTGAACGAAATAGCATTACAACAAGTAGCTAATCAGGCTGATGAAAAGGAGATCCGTGACCGTTTCTTCTATCTTGCTAATGAAACAGTTCGAAAAATTCATTCCCGTGTCTGGTCTTTAAGCGATTATCCAGGAGACCCGGCCCAATTCCTTGCTGAAGTATATCAATCCCGACATATTCAGGATCTCGTCGACCGTATTTCTGTTGTTATGGAGAGGCTCGCTCGATGCGCAGATTACAATAGTAAAGACAATGAAATGAAGCGATTGCTGGATTATATAGATCGGCACTATGGGGATAACCTGAGATTAGAAACGCTTGCCATATTGTTTAACTACAGTAGTTCCTATCTGGGCCAACTCTTCAAAAGTTACACAGGGGAATATTTCAACGCCTATCTTGATCGGATACGGATTCAGAAAGCGAAAGAGTTACTGGCTCAGGATATGAAGGTTTACGAAGTGGCTGAAAGGGTAGGATATTCAAACGTCAATTATTTCTACACCAAATTCAAGAAGCTAGAAGGGGAGTCACCTTCTTTTTATCAAAAAAAAGAATAA
- a CDS encoding glycosyl hydrolase: protein MMRSIPCNPNASEEVRSVLNYFHEIQGTGIITGQHTQTMAQEELNYIYQVTGKWPALCGFELLGYSPNINYENSGEECLLEVAENQDTLQKAWEWTENNRGLLTFTWHWFSPLGGRDKSFYSEHTNFNVSKAITEGTIEYEALLSDMDHMANILREFCDKRIPILWRPFHEAEGTWFWWGSQGPEIAKQLYRIMYERYTHYHNLNNLIWVWNSPLVEGYVGDDVVDIISRDMYPPAHQHTDLRKEFDELIGVTRTPKLAAIGEIGPIPSIRSLSTSRIPWLWFMTWSQDFGRTEKFTTKEELRSAYHCDYAITLDKLPKLY, encoded by the coding sequence ATGATGAGATCGATACCTTGCAATCCTAATGCATCGGAAGAAGTACGTTCTGTGCTCAACTATTTCCACGAGATTCAAGGGACTGGCATCATTACGGGACAGCACACCCAAACCATGGCGCAAGAGGAATTAAACTACATCTATCAAGTAACAGGGAAGTGGCCGGCACTATGCGGATTCGAGCTTCTTGGGTATTCTCCAAACATTAATTATGAAAATAGCGGCGAAGAGTGTTTGCTGGAAGTTGCTGAAAACCAGGATACGCTGCAAAAAGCTTGGGAGTGGACGGAGAACAACAGAGGCTTGCTTACGTTCACATGGCATTGGTTTTCACCGCTTGGTGGACGGGATAAAAGCTTCTATTCGGAGCATACAAATTTTAACGTAAGTAAAGCGATTACGGAAGGAACCATAGAATATGAAGCCCTGTTGTCCGATATGGACCATATGGCCAATATCCTCCGGGAATTTTGCGACAAACGTATTCCGATCTTGTGGAGACCATTTCATGAAGCGGAAGGCACTTGGTTCTGGTGGGGTAGTCAAGGCCCGGAAATCGCAAAACAATTGTACCGTATCATGTATGAGAGGTATACGCATTATCATAATCTAAATAATTTAATTTGGGTGTGGAACTCACCGTTGGTCGAAGGTTACGTTGGGGATGACGTGGTTGACATTATTTCCAGGGATATGTATCCCCCAGCTCACCAACATACGGATTTACGTAAGGAATTTGATGAACTGATTGGTGTTACACGAACTCCAAAACTTGCTGCTATCGGGGAGATTGGCCCGATTCCGAGTATTAGAAGCTTGTCCACCTCGCGCATCCCGTGGCTGTGGTTTATGACATGGTCTCAGGATTTTGGTAGGACGGAGAAGTTTACGACAAAAGAGGAGCTGCGCAGTGCATATCACTGTGACTATGCTATAACATTGGACAAACTACCAAAGCTATATTAA
- a CDS encoding carbohydrate ABC transporter permease, whose translation MEASEPTTSSVTPKRPKIGAKSPQDLIFDTFVYVFIGVVTIATLYPFLNVLAISFNDSVDTVRGGISIFPRQFTLENYKLIFSYEGLITGFKISVLRTLIGTLAGLVSGSMVAYTLARREFQGRRFVSVFLAITMYVSGGLIPSFILIKNLDLINTFAVYILPGLVSAFNIFIIRSFIDGIPYALQESAKLDGANDFTIYWRVILPLTKPALATVALFLAVGQWNSWFDTYLYNGSNDSLTTLQYELMKVLQSTTTNSNNIRGENMSQLMSQVSPDAVKMAITIIATVPILIVYPFLQKYFVKGMTLGAVKS comes from the coding sequence ATGGAAGCATCCGAGCCGACAACTTCTTCCGTCACACCCAAACGACCGAAGATAGGCGCAAAATCTCCCCAAGACTTGATATTTGACACCTTTGTTTATGTTTTCATTGGAGTCGTTACGATTGCGACGCTATATCCCTTTTTGAATGTACTCGCCATTTCATTCAACGATTCCGTAGATACTGTTCGAGGCGGTATTTCTATTTTCCCTAGACAATTCACTCTTGAAAATTATAAGCTCATCTTTAGTTATGAGGGGTTGATCACGGGATTCAAAATATCGGTGCTTCGTACTCTAATAGGAACCCTGGCAGGTCTGGTTAGCGGTTCGATGGTTGCTTATACACTTGCTCGTAGAGAGTTTCAGGGAAGACGATTTGTTTCCGTATTTCTGGCGATCACAATGTATGTGTCGGGCGGTTTGATTCCTAGTTTTATCTTGATTAAGAATCTGGATCTGATCAATACGTTCGCAGTGTATATTTTGCCAGGACTCGTAAGCGCCTTCAATATATTCATCATCCGTTCGTTCATTGATGGAATTCCTTATGCTCTGCAAGAATCGGCCAAGCTTGATGGGGCAAACGATTTCACCATTTACTGGCGTGTCATACTACCGCTCACCAAGCCTGCTCTTGCAACCGTAGCCTTGTTCCTTGCTGTCGGGCAATGGAATTCCTGGTTTGATACGTACCTTTATAATGGTTCCAATGACTCCCTGACCACCTTGCAGTATGAGCTCATGAAAGTGCTTCAGAGTACCACCACAAACTCGAACAATATACGTGGGGAAAACATGTCTCAATTGATGTCGCAAGTGTCTCCTGACGCTGTCAAAATGGCGATTACCATCATCGCAACTGTGCCTATTCTCATTGTGTACCCATTCTTGCAAAAGTACTTTGTAAAAGGCATGACACTAGGTGCGGTCAAAAGCTGA
- a CDS encoding alpha-galactosidase, whose protein sequence is MAIYINKSQHIFHLQSRVTSYVIQIIDGYPLLVYWGQRLSEKGNLEKLVPGLEKTELGSMPHEYPQYGTGDFRSPAYQVLLEDGSRITELRFKGYSTGAGKPALDGLPYVYTETDHEADNLELELEDAYAGITVLLKYCIFRDGAITRSVHFKNNGHSTIKLLRALSANVDLYGKSHYELLYLAGHWAREAHLQRRPLGPGGTSLGSKRGMSSHQHNPFAAVVSPGADEDHGEVFAVNLVYSGNFHAEAEVDAFGVVRLGIGLNPFDFGWLLPPGESFQTPEAVLVYSNEGIGGMSRIYHRLYRNRLCRGVHRDKERPILVNNWEATYFNFTAEKIEAIAETGSHLGIELLVLDDGWFGKRDSDNSSLGDWVEDRRKLPSGLRDLAERIERQGLQFGLWFEPEMISPESDLYRKHPDWCLHVEGRRRTEARWQLVLDLSRPEVRDYLYDALAEIFTNVPVSYVKWDMNRALTEIGSATALPENQQEIAHRYVLGLYELLNKLTTAFPEILFESCSSGGGRFDPGMLYYMPQTWTSDNTDAVERLKIQYGTSLVYPVSTIGAHVSAVPNHQVHRDTSLKFRGDVAMSGNFGYELDLTKFTDAEKIQLKEQVAMYKEHRSLIQKGDLFRLRSPFQGNETSWMFVSDNRLEAIVFYFRVLAKPNPAADVLQLKGLDHSYTYEVTGESGYMGTFGGDRLMQAGLIIPTLTGDYTSAWFKLSATQ, encoded by the coding sequence ATGGCTATTTATATTAACAAGTCACAGCATATTTTTCATCTGCAATCCCGCGTAACCAGTTATGTTATTCAAATCATAGACGGCTATCCTTTACTGGTATATTGGGGACAAAGATTGTCCGAGAAAGGAAACCTTGAAAAACTTGTACCAGGTCTGGAAAAAACGGAGCTAGGCTCCATGCCTCATGAATATCCGCAATATGGAACAGGTGACTTCAGATCGCCTGCCTATCAAGTTCTACTTGAAGACGGGAGCCGCATTACAGAGCTACGCTTCAAAGGGTACTCAACCGGCGCTGGTAAACCAGCACTTGATGGTCTGCCGTATGTGTATACGGAAACAGACCATGAAGCAGATAACTTGGAGCTGGAACTGGAGGATGCGTACGCAGGAATCACCGTTCTTCTGAAATATTGCATCTTCAGGGATGGTGCTATTACCAGGTCAGTTCACTTTAAGAACAACGGTCACAGCACGATCAAACTTTTACGTGCGCTTAGTGCCAATGTTGATTTGTATGGCAAGAGCCATTATGAATTGTTATACCTCGCGGGTCATTGGGCTCGAGAGGCGCATCTTCAACGCAGGCCTCTAGGCCCAGGAGGTACTAGTCTTGGGAGCAAACGTGGAATGAGCAGTCATCAGCACAATCCTTTTGCAGCTGTCGTTAGCCCGGGAGCCGATGAGGATCATGGGGAGGTTTTTGCTGTAAATCTGGTGTATAGCGGTAATTTCCATGCCGAAGCGGAAGTGGATGCTTTTGGTGTCGTTCGTTTGGGCATTGGCCTGAATCCATTTGATTTTGGTTGGCTGCTTCCTCCTGGCGAATCCTTCCAAACTCCTGAGGCTGTATTGGTATATTCAAATGAAGGGATCGGAGGCATGTCCCGAATCTATCATCGACTCTACCGGAACCGTTTATGCCGCGGCGTGCATAGGGACAAGGAGCGACCGATTCTCGTGAACAATTGGGAGGCAACTTATTTTAATTTCACTGCAGAAAAGATTGAAGCGATTGCCGAGACAGGCTCTCATCTGGGGATTGAACTGTTGGTGCTTGATGACGGCTGGTTCGGCAAACGTGACAGCGACAATAGTTCGCTTGGAGACTGGGTTGAAGATCGGAGAAAGCTTCCTAGCGGATTGCGTGATTTGGCAGAGCGGATTGAACGCCAAGGCTTGCAATTCGGATTATGGTTTGAACCTGAAATGATCTCACCCGAAAGTGATCTGTACCGGAAGCACCCCGACTGGTGCCTACACGTTGAAGGCCGTCGCCGGACGGAAGCCCGCTGGCAATTGGTATTGGATCTTTCACGGCCGGAAGTCCGTGATTATTTGTATGATGCACTGGCTGAAATCTTCACCAACGTACCTGTTTCTTACGTAAAATGGGACATGAACCGTGCGTTGACCGAAATTGGTTCCGCAACGGCTTTACCCGAGAATCAACAGGAGATTGCACATCGGTACGTGCTTGGGCTCTATGAACTTTTAAATAAACTGACGACTGCATTTCCGGAAATTTTATTCGAAAGTTGTTCCAGCGGTGGAGGTCGGTTTGATCCCGGAATGCTGTACTACATGCCGCAGACTTGGACAAGTGACAACACGGATGCCGTGGAACGCTTAAAAATACAATACGGGACCAGTTTGGTATATCCGGTCAGTACCATCGGAGCTCATGTCTCCGCCGTGCCGAACCATCAAGTCCACCGCGATACCTCGCTTAAATTCAGAGGGGACGTTGCGATGTCGGGGAACTTTGGCTATGAACTTGATCTGACCAAATTCACGGATGCCGAAAAAATCCAGCTGAAAGAACAGGTTGCCATGTACAAAGAACATCGTTCTCTCATACAAAAAGGTGATTTGTTTAGACTACGGAGCCCATTTCAAGGCAATGAAACTTCTTGGATGTTCGTTTCGGACAATCGATTGGAAGCTATCGTATTCTACTTTCGAGTTTTAGCCAAGCCCAATCCTGCTGCTGATGTACTTCAGCTCAAAGGATTGGATCATTCGTATACTTATGAAGTGACTGGAGAGAGTGGATACATGGGAACTTTCGGCGGGGATCGTTTAATGCAAGCAGGCTTGATCATCCCTACCCTTACAGGAGATTATACCAGTGCATGGTTCAAGTTGAGCGCTACTCAATAA
- a CDS encoding glycosyl hydrolase: protein MKTKSGSMIRYAASNKTYFMLGSAFFFLGIIMSSFTHSRVEAAITVPGFVVEPNQTQALIVTFKDAQLEGYGIEKRDETTAKAKDKSYDGKGYISYFFEEDNSAKGSAAFKVEAPEDGLYELSLGYYIPEGNGDKTTSIQVNGSGAGELTLNAPNPGQVRAEKKVTKVLLNQGSNSIQILRGWGYYGIEYIKLKRIDPNIPKQVIKMDTLSNSKATPQAKALLDFMTSQYGKKIISGQQTLEDAKWIYKQTGKSPALVSSDLMDYSPSRVENGSTSNEVEKMIEWYERGGIVSLSWHWNAPKGIGGNEPGHEWWRGFNTEFTTFDVEYALNHPESEDYKLLIRDIDAIAVQLKRLQDHNIPVLWRPLHEAEGGWFWWGAKGPEPAKKLYRLMYQRLTDHHQLNNLIWVWNSVKEEWYPGDDMVDIVSIDVYNPAGDHSPNIAMYDELLFLGKHKKLVALAENGPIPDPDLLQTYGAHWSFFNTWTGDYLRDRKTNTKEHLKKVYNHDNVITLDELPKGLYGSP, encoded by the coding sequence ATGAAGACTAAATCAGGTTCAATGATAAGGTATGCAGCGTCAAATAAAACCTATTTCATGTTAGGATCGGCCTTTTTCTTTTTGGGCATCATCATGTCGAGTTTCACTCATTCCAGGGTGGAAGCAGCCATTACGGTACCCGGATTTGTTGTTGAACCTAATCAAACACAAGCATTAATAGTAACATTTAAAGATGCTCAGCTAGAAGGGTACGGGATTGAAAAACGTGATGAGACAACTGCCAAAGCCAAGGACAAGTCATATGATGGCAAAGGTTACATTTCTTATTTTTTCGAAGAGGATAATTCAGCTAAAGGAAGCGCTGCGTTCAAGGTTGAAGCACCGGAAGATGGCCTGTATGAGTTGAGCTTGGGATATTACATTCCAGAAGGAAATGGGGACAAAACGACCTCTATTCAAGTGAATGGTTCAGGAGCTGGTGAATTGACGCTTAATGCTCCCAACCCAGGGCAGGTCCGTGCTGAAAAAAAGGTGACCAAAGTGCTTCTGAACCAAGGCAGCAACTCCATCCAAATCTTACGGGGGTGGGGATACTATGGTATTGAGTATATCAAGCTCAAACGTATAGATCCCAACATACCCAAACAGGTTATAAAGATGGATACCTTAAGTAATTCCAAAGCAACTCCCCAAGCCAAAGCACTCTTGGATTTTATGACCAGCCAGTATGGAAAGAAGATAATTTCAGGACAGCAGACACTGGAAGATGCGAAGTGGATCTACAAGCAGACAGGAAAATCCCCTGCGCTGGTTTCCAGTGATTTGATGGATTATTCTCCATCCCGTGTTGAAAATGGAAGTACCTCAAACGAGGTGGAGAAGATGATTGAATGGTACGAACGCGGAGGAATAGTATCATTAAGCTGGCATTGGAATGCGCCGAAGGGAATAGGCGGCAACGAACCGGGCCACGAATGGTGGCGAGGTTTTAATACCGAGTTTACAACCTTCGATGTAGAATATGCCCTGAATCATCCGGAATCGGAAGATTACAAGCTTTTAATTCGAGACATTGATGCCATCGCTGTTCAGTTGAAGCGGCTACAGGATCATAACATTCCCGTACTTTGGAGACCACTGCACGAAGCAGAGGGCGGCTGGTTTTGGTGGGGAGCCAAAGGTCCTGAACCTGCCAAAAAATTATATAGACTAATGTACCAACGTTTAACCGATCACCATCAGTTAAACAATCTCATTTGGGTTTGGAACTCTGTGAAGGAGGAGTGGTACCCGGGCGATGATATGGTCGACATTGTAAGTATCGACGTTTACAATCCAGCGGGCGATCATAGCCCTAACATTGCCATGTATGATGAACTCTTGTTTTTGGGCAAGCACAAAAAGCTTGTAGCGCTTGCAGAAAACGGGCCTATTCCGGATCCTGATCTGCTCCAGACTTACGGCGCACATTGGAGTTTTTTCAATACCTGGACTGGAGATTATCTGCGCGACAGAAAAACGAATACAAAGGAACATTTGAAAAAGGTATACAATCATGACAACGTAATCACGCTAGATGAACTTCCCAAAGGATTGTATGGTAGTCCCTAA